A genome region from Geobacter pickeringii includes the following:
- a CDS encoding MBL fold metallo-hydrolase, whose amino-acid sequence MDHADLACIDLDLPSREGFRKFISSWLYRGDGFTVLVDPGPLSTVPWLCRELRRLGVERLDHILLTHIHIDHAGGTGALLREFPGAAVICHPEGIRHLVAPEKLWEGSRKVLGALAEAYGEIVPVPAERIGFAETIGPAGIRAFLTPGHAQHHCCYLLGDLLFAGEVAGVRCDVPGGIFMRPATPPRFVLEVALDSLDRMIALAPRRMVFAHYGVVETPLQHLRIARNQLLLWVRGVAETAAIEPARREEALVAWLLERDEQYRNECRLPQDIRARERYFLGNTLRGMMEYVDALSDGERQALGEMRPA is encoded by the coding sequence ATGGACCACGCCGATCTCGCCTGCATCGACCTCGACCTCCCTTCCCGCGAAGGGTTCCGGAAGTTCATCAGCTCCTGGCTCTACCGGGGGGATGGCTTCACCGTCCTCGTCGACCCCGGCCCCCTCTCCACCGTTCCCTGGCTCTGTCGGGAACTGCGTCGGCTGGGGGTGGAGCGCCTCGACCACATCCTCCTCACCCACATCCACATCGACCATGCCGGCGGAACCGGCGCGCTCCTCAGGGAGTTTCCCGGGGCGGCGGTCATCTGCCACCCCGAGGGGATCCGCCACCTCGTGGCGCCGGAAAAGCTCTGGGAAGGGTCCCGCAAGGTACTGGGAGCGCTGGCGGAGGCCTACGGCGAAATCGTCCCGGTCCCGGCGGAGCGGATCGGCTTTGCGGAGACCATCGGACCGGCCGGGATCCGCGCCTTCCTCACCCCCGGCCACGCCCAGCACCACTGCTGCTATCTCCTGGGCGACCTTCTCTTCGCCGGCGAGGTGGCCGGCGTGCGGTGCGACGTCCCCGGCGGGATCTTCATGCGCCCCGCCACCCCGCCCCGCTTCGTCCTGGAGGTGGCGCTGGACTCCCTCGACCGGATGATCGCCCTGGCTCCCCGCCGGATGGTCTTCGCCCACTACGGGGTGGTGGAGACCCCGCTCCAGCACCTGCGGATCGCCCGCAACCAGTTGCTGCTCTGGGTCAGGGGGGTGGCGGAGACCGCCGCCATCGAGCCGGCACGGCGGGAGGAAGCGCTCGTCGCCTGGCTTCTGGAGCGGGACGAGCAGTACCGGAACGAATGCCGTCTGCCGCAGGATATCCGTGCCCGCGAACGCTACTTCCTCGGCAATACCCTGCGCGGCATGATGGAATATGTGGATGCCCTCTCTGACGGGGAACGGCAGGCGCTGGGGGAGATGCGTCCGGCATAG
- a CDS encoding multicopper oxidase family protein: MGVYRRMVSGGLALVAAVSLSACSGSDKTVVIQAASRTEILNPLDLQQFGTPLPMIPVAAPDTVSQPGSDFYTVVAEQTANYDFGLRRKDGSEIVNPATGAPIRTTVWGYRTNGVKAGYLGATVEARSTLPGETGRPVMVKYINDLRDSAGNLLTRHLLTVDPTLHGADMGAPEIRIVTHLHGGHVVPESDGHPEAWITNDPNAKTGLPADPVSGRPARPDGNTVTYTYENTQKAEQLWYHDHAMGITRLNVYAGLAANYLVRDSVEDALNLPRGNYEMPLVIQDKSFNQDGSLHYEATPLINAGSGNQQTDASGKPVLTSKPEFFGNVITVNGKAWPYLDVEPRKYRFRMLNGSDSRFYNIWLEARDAGGAAVAIPAGTITQIGNDGGLLPASVAIGDSAGNALLLSLAERADVIVDFSKLPAGTSITMRNNAPTPFPGGDPVAAATTGRIMQFRISKPLNGADTSAVPANPRPVTPLGVASNVRYVDLQETMESGVLVYDPNTGTTLQRLKILLNGLTFDAPITEKPRLNVVEEWVIINNTVDMHPMHLHLVDFEVVEKGSIAPGAYTPANGLGGMPVVAAGGLRRNAEPGLNPVADSASADSPYRVQPHEMGEKDTVRVPPANDLIGSQGYVRIRAKFDKLGTYMWHCHILSHEDHEMMRPFTVVP; this comes from the coding sequence ATGGGTGTCTACAGGAGGATGGTTTCAGGAGGGCTTGCGCTGGTGGCCGCCGTTTCCCTTTCGGCCTGCAGTGGCAGCGACAAAACGGTGGTCATTCAGGCGGCGTCGAGGACGGAGATCCTCAACCCCCTCGACCTGCAGCAGTTCGGCACTCCGCTGCCGATGATCCCGGTGGCGGCTCCGGACACGGTGAGCCAGCCGGGCTCCGACTTCTACACGGTGGTGGCGGAGCAGACCGCCAACTATGATTTCGGTCTCCGCCGCAAGGACGGCAGCGAAATCGTCAATCCCGCCACCGGCGCCCCCATTCGGACCACGGTCTGGGGATACCGGACCAATGGCGTCAAGGCCGGGTACCTCGGGGCGACGGTGGAAGCGCGCTCTACCCTCCCGGGGGAGACCGGCCGGCCGGTGATGGTGAAGTACATCAACGATCTGCGGGACTCCGCCGGCAACCTCCTCACCAGGCACCTCCTGACGGTGGACCCCACCCTTCACGGGGCGGACATGGGGGCGCCGGAGATCCGCATCGTCACCCACCTCCACGGCGGCCATGTGGTGCCGGAATCCGACGGTCATCCCGAGGCGTGGATCACCAACGACCCGAACGCCAAAACCGGTCTCCCCGCCGATCCGGTGAGCGGCCGTCCGGCCCGTCCCGACGGCAATACGGTGACGTACACCTACGAGAATACGCAGAAAGCTGAACAGCTCTGGTACCACGACCACGCCATGGGGATCACCCGGCTGAACGTCTACGCCGGCCTGGCCGCCAACTACCTGGTTCGCGACAGCGTGGAGGATGCCCTGAACCTCCCCCGCGGAAACTACGAGATGCCCCTGGTGATCCAGGACAAGTCGTTCAACCAGGACGGTTCGCTGCACTATGAGGCCACCCCCCTCATCAATGCCGGCAGCGGCAACCAGCAGACCGACGCCAGCGGCAAGCCGGTCCTCACCTCCAAGCCCGAATTCTTTGGCAACGTAATCACCGTCAACGGCAAGGCCTGGCCCTATCTGGACGTGGAGCCCCGCAAATACCGCTTCCGGATGCTGAACGGCTCCGACTCGCGCTTCTACAACATCTGGCTGGAGGCGCGGGACGCCGGCGGTGCCGCCGTGGCCATCCCGGCGGGGACCATTACCCAGATCGGCAATGATGGTGGCCTCCTCCCCGCATCCGTTGCCATCGGCGACAGCGCGGGTAATGCTCTCCTCCTCTCCCTTGCGGAACGGGCCGACGTGATCGTCGATTTTTCCAAACTTCCGGCCGGCACGAGCATCACCATGCGCAACAACGCGCCGACCCCGTTCCCCGGCGGCGACCCGGTGGCCGCCGCGACCACCGGCAGGATCATGCAGTTCCGCATCAGCAAGCCGCTGAACGGCGCCGACACCAGCGCGGTCCCCGCCAATCCCCGGCCGGTCACCCCCCTGGGCGTCGCCAGCAACGTCCGGTACGTCGACCTCCAGGAAACCATGGAGAGCGGGGTGCTTGTCTATGATCCGAACACCGGCACCACGCTCCAGCGGCTCAAGATCCTTCTCAACGGCCTCACCTTCGACGCCCCCATCACCGAGAAGCCCCGTCTGAACGTTGTCGAGGAGTGGGTCATCATCAACAACACGGTGGACATGCACCCCATGCACCTGCACCTGGTGGACTTCGAGGTGGTGGAGAAGGGGAGCATCGCTCCGGGGGCCTACACGCCGGCCAACGGCCTGGGTGGCATGCCGGTGGTGGCTGCCGGCGGGCTGCGCCGCAATGCCGAGCCCGGCCTGAACCCCGTGGCCGACTCGGCGTCGGCCGATTCCCCCTACCGGGTCCAGCCCCACGAAATGGGGGAGAAGGACACGGTGCGCGTCCCCCCGGCCAACGACCTCATCGGCTCCCAGGGGTATGTGAGGATCAGGGCGAAATTCGACAAGCTCGGCACCTACATGTGGCACTGCCACATCCTCTCCCATGAGGACCACGAGATGATGCGGCCGTTCACGGTCGTGCCGTAA
- a CDS encoding ABC transporter substrate-binding protein: MKRRIGLVSAFLAVPLMCSVAFGAGAPAKPLVGISKIVSHPALDAVEKGIQDELAALKMNAQYDLQNANGDANTAASIANKFQSEKVNLAVGIATPTAQALVNTLKTTPVVFSAVTDPVKAGLVKSLTKGEKFVTGVSDMTPVKQQIQLLLKMKKVKRLGHIYTSSEENAVVLAGVVKQACKDLGIEYVETTVSKSAEVKQAVQSIIHRVDALYISTDNTVVSALSAVTDVAMKSRVPVMSADPSSAESYPVLAAWGFDYYKMGRATGKMVAEILKGKKPEQIPTRFMTRASDVDLLVNLDVAKKLGLTVPKDIVKTANKVVENGKLVKK, from the coding sequence GTGAAAAGAAGAATCGGTCTGGTTTCAGCATTCCTTGCAGTCCCCTTGATGTGTTCCGTGGCCTTCGGGGCCGGTGCCCCGGCCAAGCCCCTCGTCGGGATCTCGAAGATTGTCTCGCACCCGGCGCTGGATGCCGTCGAGAAGGGGATCCAGGACGAGCTTGCCGCGCTGAAGATGAATGCCCAGTACGATCTGCAGAATGCCAACGGTGATGCCAATACCGCGGCATCCATCGCCAACAAGTTCCAGTCGGAGAAGGTCAATCTGGCGGTCGGCATCGCCACTCCCACCGCCCAGGCGCTGGTGAACACCCTGAAAACCACGCCGGTGGTCTTCTCTGCGGTGACCGACCCGGTCAAGGCTGGTCTGGTTAAGTCGCTCACGAAGGGAGAGAAGTTCGTCACCGGCGTTTCCGACATGACCCCGGTGAAGCAGCAGATCCAGCTGCTCCTGAAGATGAAGAAGGTCAAGCGTCTCGGCCACATCTACACCAGCTCCGAGGAGAACGCCGTGGTGCTCGCCGGCGTGGTGAAGCAGGCCTGCAAGGACCTGGGGATCGAGTACGTGGAGACCACCGTCTCCAAGTCCGCCGAGGTGAAGCAGGCGGTCCAGTCGATCATCCACCGTGTTGACGCCCTCTACATCAGCACCGACAACACCGTGGTGTCGGCCCTGAGCGCCGTTACCGACGTGGCGATGAAGAGCAGGGTGCCGGTCATGTCGGCCGACCCGAGCTCCGCCGAGAGCTATCCGGTCCTCGCCGCCTGGGGATTCGACTATTACAAGATGGGGCGCGCCACCGGCAAGATGGTCGCCGAGATCCTGAAGGGGAAGAAGCCGGAGCAGATCCCGACCCGCTTCATGACCAGGGCCTCCGACGTGGACCTGCTGGTGAACCTGGACGTGGCGAAGAAACTCGGCCTCACCGTGCCGAAGGATATCGTGAAGACCGCCAACAAGGTGGTGGAGAACGGTAAACTGGTTAAGAAATGA
- a CDS encoding ABC transporter permease: MIEGIFVEGLIYGIMVLGVFISFRILDFPDLTVDGSFPLGAALMAQCILMGVNLWLALLIAFAGGVVAGVITSLIHNHLKVPNLLAGILTMTMLYSVNIRILGNRANVPLLNQETILSQVTTRLTGIVPDEYILLVFFVVVTLAIKVLLDLFFRTDLGMTIGAMGNNEQMVISQGVNPKTLKSIGLGLSNGLVALSGAFAAQYLGFADVGLGQGIIISGLASVMIGEFLIMKSNRIGVLTLCAVLGSICFYAVMYVGRYYGYVINMTPNDLNLIKGILIIVLLVLTQSRKLKKFALKAVVKND; this comes from the coding sequence ATGATTGAAGGCATTTTCGTTGAAGGGCTGATTTACGGCATCATGGTCCTAGGGGTGTTCATCTCCTTCCGGATCCTCGATTTTCCCGACCTGACGGTGGATGGCTCCTTTCCCCTCGGGGCGGCGCTCATGGCCCAGTGCATCCTCATGGGGGTGAACCTCTGGCTGGCGCTCCTCATCGCCTTTGCCGGGGGGGTGGTCGCCGGGGTGATCACCTCCCTGATCCACAATCACCTCAAGGTGCCGAACCTGCTGGCCGGCATCCTGACCATGACCATGCTCTATTCGGTCAATATCCGGATCCTGGGGAACCGGGCCAACGTCCCGCTCCTGAACCAGGAGACGATCCTCTCCCAGGTCACCACCCGCCTGACCGGCATCGTCCCCGACGAGTATATCCTACTGGTCTTCTTCGTAGTGGTCACCCTTGCCATCAAGGTGCTGCTGGATCTCTTCTTCCGCACCGACCTGGGGATGACCATCGGCGCCATGGGGAACAACGAGCAGATGGTCATCTCCCAGGGGGTGAATCCCAAGACCCTGAAGTCCATCGGCCTCGGCCTCTCCAACGGCCTCGTCGCCCTTTCCGGCGCCTTCGCGGCCCAGTACCTCGGCTTCGCCGACGTGGGGCTCGGCCAGGGGATAATCATCTCCGGCCTCGCCTCGGTCATGATCGGCGAGTTCCTCATCATGAAGAGCAACCGGATCGGCGTCCTGACCCTCTGCGCGGTCCTCGGCTCGATCTGCTTCTACGCGGTGATGTACGTGGGGCGCTACTACGGGTATGTCATCAACATGACCCCCAACGACCTGAACCTCATCAAGGGGATCCTGATCATCGTGCTCCTGGTGCTGACCCAGAGCAGGAAGCTGAAGAAATTCGCCCTCAAGGCCGTGGTGAAAAATGATTGA